The following proteins are encoded in a genomic region of Limosilactobacillus reuteri subsp. reuteri:
- the carA gene encoding glutamine-hydrolyzing carbamoyl-phosphate synthase small subunit encodes MKRYLILEDGTVYTGEGFGATKATLGEVVFTTGMVGYQEAITDQSFANQILVFTNPLIGNYGINSEDNETLYPQIKGVICHHVARVPSNWRMTDSLPNFLAKHHIPGLQGIDTRELVRKLRQYGTLRGIMTDNITDIKDKIEQLKQTSPTQNIISKVSTKESYANPGTKRTVVVLDFGMKNSILRELNKRNCNAIVLPYNTSISEIMAFNPDGILLSNGPGDPLEMTDAAATVAELEKHLPIFGICMGHQIFALANGAKTYKMKFGHRGFNHPVRNLQTGKIAFTSQNHGFAVDPSSIDDTDLQITHLEVNDGTVEGLQHSKYPAFSVQFHPDAAPGPHDAEQLFDKFMALIDSNKEVLTYA; translated from the coding sequence ATGAAACGATATTTAATTCTAGAAGATGGTACTGTCTATACCGGCGAGGGTTTTGGCGCTACCAAGGCAACTCTTGGTGAGGTTGTCTTCACAACAGGGATGGTCGGCTATCAAGAAGCAATTACCGATCAATCATTTGCCAATCAGATTTTAGTCTTTACCAATCCCCTCATTGGCAACTATGGGATTAATAGTGAAGATAACGAAACATTGTATCCTCAAATCAAGGGCGTAATTTGTCATCATGTTGCTCGTGTTCCCAGCAACTGGCGCATGACCGACTCACTCCCTAATTTCTTAGCAAAGCACCACATTCCTGGCCTCCAAGGAATTGATACACGTGAACTAGTCCGTAAGCTTCGTCAATATGGAACATTGCGCGGAATTATGACCGATAATATTACCGATATTAAAGATAAGATTGAACAGTTAAAACAAACTTCGCCAACCCAGAACATTATTAGCAAAGTATCTACTAAGGAATCCTACGCTAATCCGGGAACTAAGCGAACTGTTGTTGTTCTTGACTTCGGGATGAAAAATAGCATTCTCCGTGAATTAAATAAAAGAAACTGCAATGCAATTGTCCTTCCTTATAACACCTCGATCAGTGAAATAATGGCGTTCAATCCAGACGGTATCCTCCTTTCCAACGGGCCTGGTGATCCGCTTGAAATGACAGACGCAGCTGCAACCGTCGCGGAATTAGAAAAACATCTTCCCATTTTCGGCATTTGCATGGGCCATCAAATCTTTGCCCTAGCTAATGGTGCCAAAACTTATAAGATGAAATTTGGTCACCGCGGTTTTAATCATCCCGTCCGTAATCTCCAAACAGGAAAGATCGCATTCACCTCCCAAAATCATGGCTTTGCGGTTGATCCATCCTCCATTGATGATACTGACCTCCAAATCACCCACCTTGAAGTGAACGATGGCACGGTTGAAGGACTCCAGCATTCAAAGTATCCTGCATTTTCCGTTCAGTTCCATCCAGACGCTGCGCCAGGACCCCACGATGCTGAACAGCTTTTTGATAAATTCATGGCATTAATTGACAGTAATAAGGAGGTCCTCACCTATGCCTAA
- a CDS encoding LacI family DNA-binding transcriptional regulator: MKPTIKDIAQRAHVSTATVSRVLSKKAKSYRPETAAKIEAIAKELGYKKNLAAAELAANSSMLIAVILNNTQTNFSNDIIAAIQAETDKAGYQMFILYAGNHDARLLNQAISVALERHVAGILLVATSLDEQAARTLRESNTPCRLVSVYDEDDPRYTGFKFTSSNNEEIGYSAANYLIERGHSRIGLAGIDRSSTGKQRLHGYQRSLTEHGLIPHMEWVEYGDYSFGPQQNMLKTLMNKDLDAIITASDMVAVGMIREAHLLGLDIPKDLSFISIDGTFLCDITIPTITSVTQDFYQMGLIAVRSLLNDDDSQFIPVHITPRNSVRLLSEKSLEY, from the coding sequence ATGAAGCCAACAATTAAAGATATTGCTCAACGGGCCCATGTTTCAACGGCCACCGTTTCTCGTGTTTTATCCAAAAAAGCGAAATCCTACCGTCCCGAAACTGCGGCTAAGATTGAAGCAATCGCTAAAGAACTAGGATACAAGAAAAACCTCGCAGCGGCTGAATTAGCTGCCAACAGCAGTATGTTAATTGCCGTCATCTTAAATAATACTCAAACGAATTTTTCAAATGATATCATCGCTGCTATTCAAGCAGAAACAGATAAAGCTGGTTACCAAATGTTTATTCTTTACGCCGGGAACCATGATGCCCGACTGCTTAATCAAGCAATTAGCGTTGCCCTCGAACGACACGTTGCCGGTATTCTGCTAGTCGCAACTTCCCTCGATGAACAAGCCGCTCGCACCCTACGAGAAAGTAATACTCCTTGCCGGTTAGTATCGGTCTATGATGAAGATGATCCCCGGTATACTGGATTTAAATTTACAAGTTCAAATAACGAGGAAATTGGTTATTCAGCCGCTAACTATTTAATTGAACGCGGACACTCCCGAATTGGATTAGCCGGCATTGATCGTTCTTCAACTGGAAAGCAGCGACTTCATGGCTACCAACGGTCACTGACTGAACACGGCTTGATTCCTCATATGGAATGGGTTGAATATGGCGATTACAGTTTTGGTCCTCAACAAAACATGCTCAAAACACTAATGAATAAGGATCTTGACGCGATCATCACAGCTAGTGATATGGTGGCCGTGGGCATGATCAGAGAGGCTCATTTACTAGGCCTTGATATTCCGAAAGACCTATCATTTATTAGTATCGATGGGACTTTTCTCTGTGATATCACCATTCCAACTATTACAAGCGTAACCCAGGACTTTTATCAAATGGGACTCATTGCAGTTAGGAGCCTATTGAACGATGATGACTCACAATTTATCCCAGTCCATATCACACCGCGAAATAGCGTAAGACTCCTAAGCGAAAAATCATTAGAATATTAG
- a CDS encoding FAD:protein FMN transferase: MNNELMAQRHVMTHHALGTRINLTIFGNEYFSLLKKSMDLIDHYEDQLTVNRNESEVMSVNHGAGKTPKMVSPTTFDLIELAVKYSRENFGFNALIGPLVKLWKIGFAGAHVPSDAEIKERLKLIDPYKVLLNRDARTVYLEEPGMELDLGGIAKGYIADRIRDLWIEAGVPAGIIDLGGNLLFVGKSPRRDDGQWIIGVQDPQLHRGENLATVREPACSAVTSGIYERFLIKNGRRYHHLLDPRTGYPLETDLSSVTVFTDQSVMGEIEAKRLFFNGEPITGWKARPGNRGAIFIHNDESMVNVGFE; this comes from the coding sequence ATGAATAATGAATTGATGGCGCAACGGCATGTGATGACTCATCACGCTCTTGGAACTCGCATAAATTTAACGATTTTTGGTAACGAATATTTTTCGTTGTTAAAGAAATCAATGGACCTAATTGACCACTATGAGGATCAATTAACGGTTAACCGTAATGAATCAGAAGTAATGTCGGTAAATCATGGTGCAGGGAAAACCCCGAAAATGGTATCGCCAACGACTTTTGACCTCATTGAACTGGCAGTGAAATATAGTCGTGAAAACTTTGGCTTTAACGCTTTGATCGGCCCGTTAGTAAAACTATGGAAAATCGGTTTTGCGGGAGCACACGTGCCAAGTGATGCTGAGATCAAAGAGCGGTTAAAGTTGATCGACCCTTATAAAGTATTGCTGAACCGAGACGCACGGACGGTATATTTAGAAGAGCCGGGGATGGAATTAGACCTTGGCGGGATTGCAAAAGGCTATATTGCGGACCGTATTCGTGATCTTTGGATTGAAGCCGGCGTTCCCGCGGGAATTATCGACTTAGGGGGAAATCTCTTATTTGTTGGTAAGTCGCCACGGCGGGATGATGGGCAGTGGATCATCGGTGTGCAGGATCCGCAACTGCATCGTGGTGAAAATTTGGCAACTGTCCGTGAGCCGGCTTGTTCGGCAGTTACATCTGGGATTTATGAACGATTTTTGATCAAAAATGGTCGTCGTTATCACCATTTACTAGATCCTCGGACTGGATACCCGTTAGAGACTGATTTGAGCAGCGTGACTGTTTTTACTGATCAATCGGTAATGGGTGAAATTGAGGCCAAGCGACTCTTCTTCAATGGTGAACCAATTACAGGCTGGAAAGCGCGTCCTGGTAACCGTGGCGCTATCTTTATTCATAATGATGAATCAATGGTAAATGTTGGTTTTGAATAA
- a CDS encoding NAD(P)H-dependent oxidoreductase: protein MKILALVGTNANFSYNRILLKYMKKHFRQMADIEIAEISQLPPFSVDAPLSEQTEVWKLKQKVKAADGVIFSTPEYDHGIPAALKSTVEWLSYKTDVLKRKPVMVVGVSYGRQASARSQVQMRQILVSPDCDANLLPGNEVLIGNASHSFSKDGRLINAEARDNLENCFTHFVEYIQIFENANKEGLDMSVKQPTISEAYINFPTGRLTLKEVQQIFSTIPFEIDLIDSTDHFAWFSDKPNREHVRNVASLGETVQECHPPLAVPAVMKIINSFRNGEKDVVTRPLWMNGHRSLIQYYALRDVNGHYLGTIEFTGSVEYILNLFENGAWSTDGNTGASKHENANDNSEEADSVDASTGASESSDDDNADSVSEVVATPAPAANDDTDADATTGVSDAGSVDANDDEADATTGASEN, encoded by the coding sequence ATGAAAATCCTTGCTTTAGTTGGAACTAATGCCAATTTCTCATATAACCGGATTTTGCTTAAATACATGAAAAAGCACTTCCGTCAAATGGCTGATATTGAAATTGCTGAAATTAGCCAATTGCCACCATTTAGCGTTGATGCCCCTCTTTCTGAACAAACAGAGGTATGGAAGTTAAAGCAAAAAGTTAAGGCTGCAGACGGAGTTATCTTCTCAACTCCTGAATATGACCATGGGATTCCAGCGGCCTTAAAGAGTACAGTAGAATGGCTTTCTTACAAGACTGATGTATTAAAACGCAAGCCAGTTATGGTTGTCGGTGTATCTTATGGACGCCAAGCTTCTGCAAGATCTCAAGTTCAAATGCGGCAGATTCTGGTTTCTCCTGATTGTGATGCTAACCTATTACCAGGAAATGAAGTTCTGATTGGTAATGCTAGTCATTCCTTCTCCAAAGACGGTCGGTTAATTAATGCCGAAGCACGTGATAACCTTGAAAACTGCTTTACCCATTTTGTGGAATACATTCAAATCTTTGAAAATGCAAATAAGGAGGGACTGGATATGTCCGTTAAACAACCAACGATCAGTGAAGCTTACATTAATTTCCCTACTGGTCGGTTGACATTAAAAGAAGTTCAACAAATCTTCAGTACAATCCCATTTGAAATTGACTTAATTGACAGTACTGACCATTTCGCATGGTTCTCTGACAAGCCAAATCGGGAACACGTTCGGAATGTAGCTTCTCTCGGGGAAACTGTTCAAGAATGTCATCCACCGTTGGCTGTTCCGGCTGTTATGAAGATTATTAACAGTTTCCGGAATGGTGAAAAAGACGTTGTTACCCGTCCATTATGGATGAATGGTCACCGTTCATTGATTCAATACTACGCTTTACGTGATGTTAATGGTCATTACCTTGGAACCATCGAATTTACTGGTAGTGTGGAATACATTCTTAACCTCTTCGAAAATGGTGCATGGAGTACTGATGGTAACACTGGTGCATCTAAGCATGAGAATGCTAATGACAACAGTGAAGAAGCTGACAGCGTTGATGCATCAACTGGTGCTTCAGAATCAAGTGATGATGATAACGCCGACAGTGTTAGTGAAGTGGTTGCAACCCCAGCACCAGCAGCAAACGATGATACTGATGCGGACGCTACAACAGGCGTATCAGATGCAGGCAGCGTAGACGCAAATGATGATGAGGCAGATGCGACAACAGGTGCATCCGAGAACTAA
- the carB gene encoding carbamoyl-phosphate synthase large subunit: MPKRTDIHKILVIGSGPIIIGQAAEFDYSGTQACLALREEGYETILVNSNPATIMTDKEIADHVYIEPLTVESLSRIIRQEYPDAILPTLGGQIGLNLAVSLSETGLLDELGIELLGTKLDSIDEAEDREKFKELMNELGEPVPASQTVNTVDEAVEFAHQCGYPVIVRPAFTMGGTGGGICHNDAEMRTVAKNGLELSPVTQCLIEKSIAGYKEIEFEVMRDAADNVMVVCCMENFDPVGIHTGDSIVFAPNQTLSDREYQMLRDCALKLIRALKIEGGCNVQLALDPQSFQYNVIEVNPRVSRSSALASKATGYPIAKMAAKIAVGLTLDEIKNPVTKTTFAEFEPALDYVVCKIPRWPFDKFTQADRHLGSQMKATGEVMAIGRTAEEALHKAVRSLEIDEKDLFSAEAHHAPTDMLEKKLRYPQDDRLFYLAETFRRGYSLQQTHDLTKISPYFLDIVKHLVELEDDLSTKPFDVETLITSKKYGFSDATIARLWHTSSQEVRKFRKQNEVLPVYKMIDTCAAEFASSTPYFYSAYDHENESQRTKKPSILVLGSGPIRIGQGVEFDYATVHSVKAIQRAGYEAIVINSNPETVSTDFSVSDKLYFEPLTLEDVLNVIDLEQPVGVIVQFGGQTAINLAEGLAKNGVNILGTTVDDLDAAEDREVFDQVITDLNLKQPIGLTATTHSAVIKAAEKIGYPVLVRPSYVLGGKAMETVYNQEELQQYLQQNASITADHPILIDAYLEGRECEVDAICDGKDVLIPGIMEHIEHAGVHSGDSMAVYPPQHFNDDIKRQIVTATEKLAVALKCIGIMNIQFIVHNHEVYILEVNPRASRTVPFLSKITGIEMAQVATRVILGQSLADQGFTNGLYPEPQTIHVKAPVFSFNKLANVDSYLSPEMKSTGEVMGTDTTYEKALHKAFSGAHIQVPNDGKILFTIENGDEKEVLPLAKRFAQIGYQVFTTPQTASHFKDNGIHIHQEISNIDELNCLLKAGQIDLVINTMRHDYEQDSLGFQIRQSTIAQNVPLMTSLDTVNALLRVKEDQSLEAITIK, translated from the coding sequence ATGCCTAAACGAACTGATATTCATAAAATTCTTGTCATCGGGTCTGGTCCTATTATTATTGGCCAAGCAGCTGAATTTGATTATTCTGGCACGCAGGCTTGTCTTGCCCTCCGCGAAGAAGGATACGAAACCATCCTTGTTAATTCTAATCCAGCAACAATCATGACTGATAAGGAAATTGCTGATCATGTCTACATCGAACCATTAACGGTTGAATCCCTCTCTCGAATTATCCGTCAAGAATATCCCGATGCAATTTTACCAACCCTTGGCGGACAAATCGGCCTCAACTTAGCTGTCTCTTTATCTGAAACTGGTCTCCTTGACGAATTAGGAATTGAACTTCTTGGAACTAAGCTGGATTCGATTGATGAAGCAGAAGACCGCGAAAAATTTAAGGAATTAATGAATGAACTTGGTGAACCTGTTCCCGCCTCGCAGACAGTTAATACTGTTGATGAAGCAGTCGAATTCGCACACCAATGTGGATATCCAGTAATCGTCCGTCCAGCCTTTACCATGGGTGGTACAGGCGGTGGGATCTGCCATAATGATGCAGAAATGCGTACCGTTGCCAAGAATGGCTTGGAATTATCCCCCGTCACCCAATGTTTAATTGAAAAGTCAATCGCTGGTTATAAGGAAATCGAGTTTGAAGTAATGCGGGATGCAGCTGACAATGTAATGGTCGTTTGTTGTATGGAAAACTTTGACCCAGTGGGAATTCATACCGGTGACTCCATCGTATTTGCCCCTAATCAGACCCTTAGTGATCGCGAATACCAGATGCTCCGTGATTGCGCGCTCAAGCTGATCCGTGCCCTCAAAATCGAAGGGGGATGTAACGTCCAACTGGCCCTTGATCCGCAAAGTTTCCAGTATAACGTTATCGAAGTTAATCCACGGGTTTCCCGTTCGTCTGCTCTTGCTTCGAAGGCAACGGGTTATCCAATCGCTAAAATGGCTGCTAAAATTGCGGTTGGCCTTACCCTCGATGAAATTAAGAATCCCGTTACCAAGACGACTTTTGCTGAATTTGAACCGGCACTTGACTATGTTGTCTGCAAAATTCCCCGCTGGCCGTTTGATAAGTTTACTCAGGCTGATCGACACCTGGGCAGCCAGATGAAAGCCACGGGAGAAGTAATGGCAATTGGTCGGACAGCTGAGGAAGCTCTCCATAAGGCTGTCCGCTCACTTGAAATTGATGAAAAAGACCTCTTTTCAGCAGAAGCTCATCATGCGCCAACAGATATGCTTGAAAAGAAGTTACGTTATCCCCAAGATGATCGGTTATTTTATTTAGCAGAAACATTTCGGCGTGGGTACTCCCTTCAGCAAACTCATGACTTAACTAAGATTTCCCCTTATTTCCTCGATATCGTCAAACACTTGGTGGAACTTGAAGACGATCTTAGTACCAAGCCATTTGATGTGGAAACACTGATAACCAGCAAAAAATACGGCTTTAGCGATGCAACAATTGCCCGCCTTTGGCATACTTCCTCACAAGAAGTTCGGAAATTCCGAAAACAAAATGAAGTTCTCCCCGTATATAAGATGATCGATACCTGTGCTGCTGAATTTGCTTCTTCAACCCCTTATTTCTACAGCGCATATGACCATGAAAATGAAAGCCAACGGACAAAGAAGCCATCTATCCTTGTCCTTGGCTCAGGGCCAATCCGGATCGGTCAAGGAGTTGAGTTTGACTATGCGACCGTTCATAGCGTTAAGGCAATTCAACGGGCTGGCTATGAAGCAATTGTCATCAATTCGAATCCAGAAACTGTTTCGACAGATTTCTCGGTTTCAGATAAACTCTATTTCGAGCCCCTCACGCTTGAAGATGTCCTAAACGTGATTGATCTCGAACAACCAGTAGGCGTGATCGTGCAATTTGGTGGACAAACAGCGATTAATTTAGCAGAAGGTCTTGCTAAAAATGGGGTTAATATTCTTGGAACAACCGTTGACGATCTTGATGCCGCTGAAGATCGAGAAGTATTCGATCAAGTTATCACTGATCTAAATCTTAAGCAGCCAATCGGTTTAACCGCAACTACTCACTCTGCCGTTATCAAAGCGGCTGAAAAAATCGGCTATCCCGTTCTTGTTCGTCCAAGTTATGTTCTCGGTGGTAAGGCCATGGAGACTGTTTATAATCAAGAAGAACTGCAACAATACCTTCAACAAAACGCCTCCATTACTGCTGATCACCCTATTTTAATCGATGCCTACCTTGAAGGACGGGAATGTGAAGTAGACGCAATTTGCGATGGAAAGGACGTCCTTATCCCTGGAATAATGGAACATATTGAACATGCGGGCGTTCACTCAGGAGATTCAATGGCAGTTTATCCCCCACAACATTTTAATGATGACATTAAACGACAAATCGTTACTGCTACCGAAAAATTAGCAGTTGCGCTTAAATGTATCGGCATCATGAACATCCAATTTATTGTTCATAATCATGAGGTGTACATCCTTGAAGTTAATCCGCGAGCTAGTCGAACAGTGCCATTCCTCAGCAAGATTACGGGAATCGAAATGGCCCAAGTCGCTACCAGAGTTATCCTTGGCCAGTCCCTTGCTGATCAAGGCTTTACTAACGGTCTTTATCCAGAACCACAAACCATTCATGTTAAAGCTCCTGTCTTTAGTTTTAACAAGTTAGCGAACGTTGATTCTTACCTCAGTCCAGAAATGAAATCGACAGGCGAAGTGATGGGGACAGATACCACCTATGAAAAAGCACTTCATAAAGCCTTTTCTGGCGCACATATTCAAGTCCCTAACGATGGTAAAATTCTCTTTACGATTGAAAACGGGGATGAAAAAGAAGTTCTCCCACTAGCAAAACGGTTTGCTCAGATTGGCTACCAAGTTTTCACTACCCCGCAAACAGCATCGCACTTTAAAGATAACGGAATTCACATTCATCAAGAAATATCCAATATCGATGAACTCAACTGCCTCCTAAAAGCCGGGCAGATCGACCTTGTTATCAACACCATGCGCCATGATTATGAACAAGATTCACTTGGCTTTCAGATCCGCCAAAGTACAATCGCGCAAAACGTACCATTGATGACCTCACTTGATACAGTCAATGCGTTGCTGCGCGTTAAAGAAGATCAATCTTTGGAAGCAATAACAATCAAATAA
- a CDS encoding SLC45 family MFS transporter has protein sequence MSQDESVVLNQDQETSTTGLPILPKSTIWMINFGFLGVQIAFTLQGSQMSRIFQTIGANPNNLGWFFLLPPLAGLIVQPIIGYYSDRTWAPKLGGRRLPYLLIGMVIAVIVMILLPNSGSFGFGYGSLAALWFGAITVAFLDLSSNMAMQPFKMMVGDMVNDDQKSYAYGIQSLICNTGAVLAAIFPFLLTWWGVSNTAKKGVVPQSVVISFYVGAVILVITCLFTIFRVHEYDPATYARYHGISEEDNKKGGNWFTLLKHAPRVFWNVALVQFFCWFSFQYLSTYAVGAIAKNVWLTTNASSAAYQAAGNWYGVMTAVQSIAAVVWSYVLAKVPNNHHKAGYAFSLLLGAIGYTSIFFIHSQNALIFSFVLIGIAWASMNTYPLTMVTNALSGKHMGTYLGLFNGSICVPQMVASLLSFGLFPLLGSSQVNMMLVTGISALLGAISVLFIKETYQA, from the coding sequence ATGAGTCAAGATGAGTCTGTTGTACTTAACCAAGACCAAGAAACTTCGACGACTGGATTACCAATCTTACCAAAGAGTACCATCTGGATGATTAACTTTGGTTTCCTTGGGGTTCAAATCGCCTTTACGTTACAAGGTTCGCAAATGAGCCGGATTTTCCAAACAATTGGTGCTAATCCTAATAATTTGGGATGGTTCTTCTTACTTCCACCACTTGCAGGATTGATCGTGCAGCCAATCATTGGTTATTACTCTGACCGAACATGGGCGCCCAAGCTTGGTGGTCGGCGTCTTCCCTACTTGTTAATTGGGATGGTCATTGCCGTCATCGTTATGATTTTACTGCCTAATTCAGGAAGTTTCGGCTTTGGATACGGTTCGTTAGCAGCCCTCTGGTTTGGGGCTATTACCGTTGCCTTCCTTGATCTTTCATCAAATATGGCAATGCAGCCATTCAAGATGATGGTTGGTGATATGGTTAATGATGACCAAAAGAGTTATGCATACGGGATCCAAAGTTTAATTTGTAATACTGGTGCCGTTTTAGCAGCCATTTTCCCATTCCTTTTGACATGGTGGGGTGTATCAAACACTGCTAAAAAGGGTGTCGTTCCCCAATCAGTTGTAATTTCGTTCTACGTTGGCGCTGTTATTTTAGTCATCACCTGTCTCTTTACTATCTTCCGGGTTCACGAATATGATCCCGCAACTTATGCTCGTTACCATGGCATTTCAGAGGAAGATAATAAAAAAGGCGGAAACTGGTTTACCCTCTTAAAGCATGCTCCACGGGTATTTTGGAATGTCGCATTAGTTCAATTCTTCTGCTGGTTCTCTTTCCAATACCTTTCAACTTATGCGGTTGGGGCCATCGCTAAGAATGTTTGGTTAACCACGAATGCTTCTTCTGCTGCCTACCAAGCTGCTGGTAACTGGTACGGTGTTATGACTGCGGTTCAATCAATTGCGGCAGTTGTGTGGTCATATGTTTTGGCTAAAGTTCCTAATAACCACCACAAAGCTGGCTATGCTTTCAGTCTTTTGCTCGGGGCTATTGGGTACACATCAATCTTCTTTATCCATTCACAAAACGCCCTTATCTTCTCCTTCGTTTTGATCGGAATTGCTTGGGCTTCAATGAACACTTACCCATTAACAATGGTTACAAATGCCTTATCTGGTAAACACATGGGTACTTACCTTGGCCTATTTAATGGTTCAATCTGTGTACCACAAATGGTTGCCTCACTACTTAGTTTTGGTCTCTTCCCATTACTTGGTAGTTCCCAAGTCAACATGATGCTTGTTACCGGTATTTCTGCCCTCTTAGGTGCAATTTCAGTTCTCTTTATCAAGGAAACTTACCAAGCCTAA
- a CDS encoding NADPH-dependent FMN reductase, which yields MKIAAIAGSNANHSYNRMLLEFIARHFSDDDIDVIDIRQVPMFNENYKGKIPEAVADIDRRVSSADAVIIASPEYNHSVTSALKCVIEWLSYEVHPLENKPVMIIGASTHDQGSSRSQVQLRDILISPGVNAYIFQNEEFFMSDAANIIDKDGDITNETTIHFLEKCMREFKHYAKAINRMVAEKKEAKK from the coding sequence TTGAAAATTGCTGCAATTGCCGGGTCAAATGCTAATCATTCATACAACCGGATGTTATTAGAATTTATTGCCCGTCATTTTAGTGATGATGATATTGATGTGATTGATATTCGTCAAGTGCCAATGTTTAATGAAAATTATAAGGGAAAGATTCCTGAGGCTGTTGCTGATATTGATCGTCGTGTTTCAAGCGCCGATGCTGTTATCATTGCCAGCCCAGAATACAACCACTCTGTTACCTCTGCTTTAAAGTGTGTAATTGAATGGCTTTCCTATGAAGTTCATCCATTAGAAAATAAGCCAGTCATGATCATCGGTGCTTCTACCCATGACCAAGGCTCATCCCGTTCTCAAGTTCAATTACGAGATATTTTGATCTCACCAGGTGTTAATGCTTATATTTTCCAAAACGAAGAGTTCTTTATGAGTGATGCCGCTAATATCATTGATAAAGATGGTGACATTACTAACGAAACGACTATTCATTTCTTAGAAAAATGTATGCGTGAATTCAAACACTACGCCAAGGCAATCAATCGTATGGTTGCTGAAAAGAAGGAGGCGAAGAAGTAA
- the rlmD gene encoding 23S rRNA (uracil(1939)-C(5))-methyltransferase RlmD gives MTQTKQHEQDVDVWVGKRFPLTIRRLGVNGHGIGYYKHKVCFVPGALPNEVVVAEVTRVLPRYLEAKIHRIRKKSRDRVTPRDEYADIAGGFELENLAYQQQLKFKRQVIIDSLEKFQPYGYRNYDVRPTIAAPEEYGYRNKAQFQVRMVNGKVAAGLYQPNSHTLVDMETCAVQMPRTMETVRAVTKMIEDLQIPVYDEKHNSGIVKTLAVRESWSTGEVQLTFITNSAKLPHKRELLERIEKELPAVVSVMQNVNPGDTPLVWGDKMIHLAGKDSILESLMGLDFKLSARSFLQLNPEQTEVLYEEASKALELDQDDTLIDAYAGIGTIGLSLASRVKAVRGMEIIPEAVADANENAKLNNITNAKYEVGKAEEVLPRWQKEGLNFDALVVDPPRTGLDDQLIKQILKVKPRKFAYVSCGMASLARNLRRLTSVYHVDYIQPIDMMPQTARCEAVVKLSLRNGNKE, from the coding sequence ATGACACAAACTAAACAACATGAACAAGATGTTGATGTATGGGTTGGGAAACGATTCCCCCTCACGATTCGTCGCCTTGGCGTTAACGGGCACGGAATCGGCTACTATAAGCACAAGGTATGTTTCGTCCCTGGTGCCCTGCCAAATGAAGTCGTGGTCGCGGAAGTTACACGCGTTCTCCCGCGCTACCTTGAAGCTAAAATTCACCGGATCCGGAAAAAGAGTCGGGATCGGGTAACGCCACGAGATGAGTACGCTGATATCGCTGGTGGTTTTGAACTTGAAAACCTCGCTTACCAACAACAATTAAAGTTTAAACGGCAAGTAATCATCGATAGTCTCGAAAAGTTTCAACCATACGGCTACCGTAATTACGATGTTCGCCCAACTATTGCAGCCCCTGAAGAATACGGTTACCGTAACAAGGCCCAATTCCAGGTGCGGATGGTCAACGGCAAAGTGGCAGCCGGTCTTTACCAACCAAACAGTCATACCCTTGTTGATATGGAGACTTGTGCTGTTCAAATGCCCCGTACAATGGAGACAGTTCGCGCCGTTACAAAGATGATCGAAGACTTGCAAATCCCGGTTTATGATGAAAAGCACAATAGCGGTATCGTCAAGACCTTAGCCGTTCGGGAATCATGGTCAACTGGGGAAGTCCAATTAACCTTCATTACTAATTCTGCTAAACTTCCTCACAAACGCGAATTGCTTGAACGCATTGAAAAAGAACTACCAGCAGTTGTTTCAGTTATGCAAAACGTTAACCCAGGTGATACACCCTTAGTTTGGGGTGATAAAATGATCCACCTCGCTGGAAAAGATTCAATCCTTGAAAGCTTGATGGGGCTTGATTTTAAACTCTCAGCACGTTCATTCTTACAACTAAATCCTGAACAAACAGAGGTATTGTACGAAGAAGCTTCTAAGGCCCTTGAACTAGACCAAGATGATACCTTAATTGATGCATATGCCGGGATCGGGACAATCGGTCTTTCACTTGCATCGCGGGTGAAAGCTGTTCGCGGAATGGAAATCATCCCCGAAGCAGTGGCTGATGCGAACGAAAATGCCAAGCTAAATAATATCACTAACGCTAAATATGAAGTCGGCAAAGCAGAAGAAGTTCTTCCCCGCTGGCAAAAAGAAGGACTCAACTTTGATGCCCTTGTTGTTGATCCTCCGCGAACCGGGTTAGATGATCAATTAATCAAGCAAATCTTAAAAGTTAAGCCGCGAAAGTTTGCCTACGTCTCATGTGGGATGGCTTCTCTCGCCCGCAACTTACGGCGGTTAACTAGTGTCTATCACGTTGACTACATTCAACCAATTGACATGATGCCCCAAACAGCACGCTGTGAGGCAGTCGTGAAATTATCATTACGAAACGGAAATAAAGAATAG